GGCACGCGCTGGCACCGCGCAGGCGTGCATTTCCACACCCTGTACCAGCTGCAGCTGATGGGCCTGGCCGGTGCCTTCCTGACCGGCGACCTGTTCAACCTGTTCGTGTTCTTTGAGATCATGCTGGCTGCCTCTTACGGGCTGCTGTTGCACGGCTCGGGGCGCACGCGCGTGCAGTCGGGCCTGCACTACATCGCCATCAACCTGGCGGCGTCCTCGCTGTTTCTGATCGGCGCGTCCATGCTGTATGGGATTACCGGCACGCTGAACATGGCCGACCTGGCGCGCGCCGTGCCGCTGGTGGCCGGCAGCGATGTGGGCCTGCTGCACGCCGCCGCCGCCATTCTGGCCACGGCCTTCCTGATCAAGGCTGCCGTGTGGCCCCTCAACTTCTGGCTGGTGCCGGCCTATGGCGCAGCCACGGCGCCGGTAGGCGCGCTGTTTGCCGTCATGACCAAGGTCGGCATCTACACGCTGCTGCGCCTGTGGACGCTGCTGTTCGGCAGCGAGGCCGGCGCTTCGGCGCTGTTCGGCGGGCCGTGGCTGACAGGCGCCGGCATGGTCACCATGGCGTTTGGCGCCATCGGCATGATGGCCTCTCAGCGGCCCGTGCAGCTGGCCGGCTTTGCCGCCGTACTGTCCTCGGGCACGGTGCTGGCGGCCACGGGCTTTGGCCAGAACCAGCTCACCGCCGCCATGCTGTACTACCTGCCCGGCTCGACCCTGGCCATTGCCGCGCTGTTCCTGCTGGCCGACCTGATCGAGCGCTGGCGCATCGACGGCACGGCCCTGCGCGCCGACGACGGCGACGAGGCGCCCTTTCTGACGCCCGAGCTGGTGCCGCGCCCCGGCCTGAACCTGGACGACGAGGAGGAGGTGCTGGTGGGCCGCGTCATCCCCGCCGCCGCCGCGCTGCTGGGCCTGGCCTGGCTGGTCAGCACGCTGGTCATTGCCGGACTGCCGCCGCTGTCGGGCTTCGTCGGCAAGTTCGCCATGCTGACGGCCCTGCTCAATCCACTGGGCCTGGGCGCGTCTGCCGGAGTGCGGCCCGGCATGGCCGGCTGGACGCTGCTGGCATTGCTGATCGGCACCGGGCTGCTGTCGCTCACCGCCCTGACCCGCACCGGCATCCGCAATTTCTGGGCAGCGTCCGAGCGCTTGGCGCCGCGCCTGCATGTGCTGGAAGGCCTGCCGGTGGCGGCGCTGCTGCTGGCCTGCACCGCGCTGACGCTGCGCGCCGAGCCAGCCCTGCGCTTCACCCAGGCCGCCGCCGACGCCCTGCACGCCCCGCAGACCTATGTCCGCGCCGTGCTGGGCACACGCGCCGTGCCCAACCCGGCCCCCGCCGAAGTAGCGCCGGCCACGGCAGCGGCGCAACCCTGAGGCACGCAAAGAGGAGAACAAGCTCGTGAAGAAGATATTGCCCGCGCCGCTGGTGTCGCTGGGGCTGTTCCTGATCTGGCTGATGCTCAACCACTCGCTCAGCGCCGGCCACCTGCTGCTGGCCGGCGTGCTGGCGCTGGCGCTGCCGCTGGTCTTTGCCTCGCTGCGCCCGCAGCAGGTGCGCGTGCGCCGGCCACTGGCCGTGCTGCGCCTGTGCTACATCGTCATGGTGGACACGGCCGAGTCCAACATCGCCGTGCTGCGCGCCCTGCTGCGTCCCGGCCCGCCGCGCCATCCGTCGGACTTCGTGATCATCCCGCTGCAATTGCGCGATCCCAACGCGCTGGCCGTGCTGGCCATGATCGTGTGCATCACACCCGGCACATCCTGGGCCGAGCTATCGCTGGATCGCTCGCTGCTGATGCTGCATGTGCTGGAGGTGGCCGATGCGCCGGCCATCATCGAGCACGTCAAGATGCGCTACGAGCGCCCGCTGATGGAGATCTTCGAGTCATGACAAGCCCCGTCCTGTCCTGGGCCGTGCCGCTGGCGCTGCTGGTGCTAGCGCTGGCCATGCTGCTGTGCCTGGTGCGCGTGGTGCTGGGGCCGAACGCGCAAGACCGCATCCTGGCACTGGACTGCATGTACCTCAACGGGATGCTGGTCATGCTGCTGCTGGGCATCCGCTACAGCAGCATCAATTACTTCGAGGCAGCCATGCTGATCGCCCTGCTGGGCTTTGTCAGCTCGACGGCGCTGGCCAAGTTCCTGCTGCGCGGGGAGCTGATCGAATGAACCCCGCCGAGCTGCCGCTGTGGCTGGACATCGTGATCTCGGCGCTGGTGCTGCTGGGCGCGCTGATCGCCTTCATGGGCTCATTCGGCTTGCTGCGGCTGAAGAATTACTTCGAGCGCGTCCACGCCCCGTCCATCATCGCCACGCTGGGCTGCTGGTGCGTCATGCACGCCACGCTGATCTATTTCTCCGCCATCGACCGCCTGGCACTGCACGCGCTGCTGATCGCCCTGTTCGTGGCGGTGACGGTGCCGGTGACCACCATCTTCCTGATGCGCGCGGCGCTGTTTCGCGCCCGGCGCATGGGCGAGCCAGTGCCGCCCAGCCTGAGCAGCACCAGCCGCGAGCATGACGTTTGACTCCTGAATTCATAGCTATCAGTGCTTGACCAGCAAGGGTTTGAGCCGATTTTCATCATAAATCCAAGCCTGCCATGCACCCGCCACTCGATCAGGCGCCGCCCATCCTGGACCTCGCGCTGGAGCGCACCCTGACGGCCTGGGTGCAGCGCTTCTCGCAGCCGCAGTGGCGCGGCAAATTCATCGAGGGCTGGCTGTTCGAAAGCCCACCGGCACGGCGCGCTGCCGAGCAGCAGTTGGCGGCCGCCGGCGTGCAGGCACGCTTTCACAGCGCCTACAAGCCGCTGGTGCAGTTCTTCCTCGATGAAGTGGTGAGCGCCGCAACCGCAGCGCAGCTGGCCAGCGTCCATATCGACTACCCGCAGCCGGCGGCAGGCGATGCCCGGCGCTTCGCTCTGGAGGCCTATCCGCTGGCCGCGCTGCTGCCTGCCGGCGCCGTGCAGCTGCTGGCGCGCAGTGATCAGCAGCCCTGGTATGGCGTGCGCCTGCGCTGGCACGGTGGCCGCACGAGGACGGCACGCATCCATGCGCCCAACCGGCAACACCCGGACAGCACCGGCACCCCGGTGCTCTCGCCCACCGGCTGGCTGCGCGTGGGCAGCAGCGCCGGGCTGGCGGATGTGCTCGACAGCGCCGTCAGCACCGACTACGAGGAGGCTTGGCAGCAGATCATGCAGGCCGTTGCACGCCACCCCTGGCCGGCGCAGGAGCCCTACTTCGAGCGCCTGGACATCCGCATCGACCTGCCCGGCTACGAGCAGCCCATCACCTGGGCCGACGAGACCATCAGCACCCTGGAGGCGCTGCACGAGGACGTGTATTTTTCGCTGCTGGAGTTCTTCCAGCAGCACAGTGGCCGCACTGCGGGCGATCGCCGGCTGCAGCCCGGGCAGATCGTGCCGGACGTACGCGCTGGCGCCGAACAGGTGCGCGTGCGCGTGCAACTGCGCGCGTTCGATGAACCTGAGCCGCCCAAAGGCGCCTGGCCCGGCACCAGGGCCGAGGCGCAGGGCGCCCGTGGCCTGGCCCAGAACGGCCAGCCGCCCCTGGAGCTGCTGGACAGCCCGCCTCCAGCAGCACTCATCGAGCGCATCATGCGCACCTGGCCTGCCGAGCGCTTCAGCGCGCCGACGCGCCAGGGCCGCGCGGTGCAGGGCTGCTACCGCGCCGGCAGCCAGGAGCCGGTCTTCATCAGCGCCGGGCAGCACGCCAACGAGACCTCGGGCATCGTCGGCGCCCTGCGGGCGGCGCAGGCGCTGCACGCGCAGCCAGGGGCGCACTTCGCCCTGATCGCGCTGGAAAACCCGGACGGCTACGCCCTGCACCGCGAGCTGTGTCAGCAGCACCCGGGCCACATGCACCACGCGGCGCGCTACAGCGCGCTGGGCGATGACATCGAATACCGCGAACACGCCCCGCTGCTGGAGCGCCAGGCGCGCCAGACCGCCCTGGCGCTGTCGGGCGCCCGGCTGCACGTCAACCTGCACGGCTACCCGGCGCATGAATGGACACGGCCCCTGTCTGGCTACATGCCGCGCGGCTTTGCGGACTGGATGCTGCCCAAGGGCTTTTTCCTGATCCTGCGCCACCACAGCGGTTGGCAGGGGCGCGCCCGCGCCCTGCTGCACAGCGTGTGCCGGCAATTGCTGCAAGTCCCTGGCCTGGCCGAATTCAACCAGCGCCAGCGCCAGCTGTACGAATGCCACGCCGGCCCCTGCCCTTCGAGGTCATCGACGGCATCGCCTGCATGGTGCAGGAGAACACGCGCGATGCGCCGGTCACGCTGATCAGCGAGTTTCCGGACGAGACCATCCACGGGCCGGCCTTTCGCTTCGCGCACACGGTGCAGATGCAGACCGTGCTGGCGGCGGTGCGAGCCTGGCAGCATCTGGCGCGCGCATCCGAAAACGTGGGTAGTCGAGCGCTCACATGAGCAGCGTGCCCGAGGGCCGCACCAGCGTGGGATGAGCTGGCAGCAGGGCAAAAAATGAAAAAGCCACCCGGGTGAGCGGGTGGCTTTTCACGGAGTTTCCACATTTTTTCCGTAGCCTGGTCTGCTGCGGATGTGTCATCCTGGTAGGCGCGATTGGACTCGAACCAACGACCCCCACCATGTCAAGGTGGTGCTCTAACCAGCTGAGCTACGCGCCTGTGGGTCGGTTTGGAAAAACCCGAGAGTCTTTCCTGAAATTGGTCGGCGTGGCGGGATTCGAACTCGCGACCCCTTGCACCCCATGCAAGTGCGCTACCAGGCTGCGCTACACGCCGACAAGACCTAGATTATATGCAGAAAAAACAGCCTCAAAAGAGAATCGCGCGAATTTCTTCCAACTCCCGGCGCAGCGCTGCCGGATCGACCTGGGCGGCCTGAGCCGATGCACCCGGGCCGGCTTCCAGGCACACGGTGACAGGGGCCGGCTGCGGCTGCACGGCGCTGACCGCCTCATCCGGCGGATCAGCGAGCAGGGCGGCATGGACAGCCAGCTCCTGGGCGCCGCGCCCGCCCAGGCCCAGCTCTTGCAGGCGGTTGCGCGCGCCGCTGATGGTGAAGCCCTGCTCGTACAGCAGTTCGCGGATGCGCCGGATCATCAACACCTCATGGTGCTGGTAGTAGCGCCGGTTGCCTCTGCGCTTCATGGGGCGCAATTGCGTGAACTCCTGCTCCCAGTAGCGCAGCACATGGGGCTTGACGCCGCACAGCTGCGCCACCTCACCGGTGGTGAAATAGCGCTTGGCCGGCAGGGGAGGAAGCTCGGAATTCATGGCACAGGCGACACAGGCGCGAAGCGTTCGACAGGAGCAACAGGGTAGCCCGGCTGCCCCTGCTGCACCATGGGGCAAATCAGGCCTTGCCCGGCAGCAGTTCCTGCTGGATCTGCTCCTTGAGCTTGCTGCTGGCGTGAAAGGTCACCACGCGCCGTGCCTCGATGGGGATCAGCTCGCCGGTACGCGGGTTGCGCCCCGGGCGCGGCGCCTTCGTGCGGATCTGAAAGTTGCCAAAACCCGACAGCTTCACATCCTCGCCCTGCGCCAGACGCTCGGCCATCAGCTCGAAGAAGGCATCGACCATGTCCTTGGACTCGCGTTTGTTCAGGCCGATCTGCTCGAACAGCAACTCGGCCAGTTGCGCCTTGGTCAGGGCCGGCGCCTCCAGGCCCTGCGCCGACAACAAGGGCGAGGATTGGCCAGAGATCTCACGCTTCATCGCAGCCGCGCTCCCGTACTGTCGGCCAGGCGCTGCAGCACTGCCTGCACGGCAGCGTCGATCTCGGCGTCCTGCAGCGCCTGGACATCGCTGGCCAGCGTCAGGCGGATGGCCAGGCTCTTTTCTCCAACGGCCAGCTGGCCCGGCTGGCCGGCGCGCTCGGGTTGCGGGCGGAACACGTCGAACAGCACCGCCGAGCGCAGCAGCTGCGCCGGCAGTGCGGCACGCACGGCCTGCATGACGGCATCGTGCGTGATGCGCTCGGCCACGACCACGGCGATGTCGCGCTCGATCGGCTGGCGCCGCCCCACGGCCTCGAACTGCGGCACGCGGCGGCGCAGCACGGCATCCAGTTCCAGCTCGAACAGCACTGGCGCGGCAGGCAGCTCCCAGGACTGGCGCCAGCGCGGGTGCAACTCGCCCACATGGCCGATGACCTGGCCGTCCAGCAGCACGCGCGCGCAGCGGCCCGGGTGCATGGCCGGATGCTCGGCGGCCTCGAACGTCGCCTTCAGCGGTGCCAGCAGCGCCTGCACATCACCCTTGGCGTCGAAGAAATCGACAGTCCGGGCCTTGGCGCCCCACTGCAGCGCATCCACCGCGCCACAGGCCAAGCCGGCCACGCGCATGGGCTGGTCATAGCCCTGCACAGTGGCGTCGCTGGCCGGCACGCTGGCGTCGCGCCGGAAGACGCGGCCCAGCTCGAACACGCGCACGCGCTCGGCCTTGCGATCCAGGTTGAACTTGAGCACCTGCAGCAGCGAACCCAAGAGCGACGAGCGCATGACGCTCAACTGGCTGGCAATCGGGTTGAGCAGCCGGATCGGCGCGTCGTTGCCGGCCAGGTCGCGCTCCCAGGCTTCTTCGACGAAGCTGAAATTGATGGTTTCCTGATAGCCCAGCGCCGCCAGTTCGCGGCGCACGGCAAAGCTGCTGCGGCGCGACTCCAGCGGCAGGCGCGGCGTGATGGGCGCCAGCGGCGGCGTGGTCGGCAGGCGGTCGTAGCCGACCATGCGCGCCACCTCCTCGATCAGGTCTTCCTCCAGGCGCAGGTCGAAGCGCCAGGACGGCGGCACCACCGTCAGCACGCCGTCTTGCGCCTGCACCGGCAGGCCCAGGCGCTGCAGTGCCTGCACGCACTGCGCCTCGGTCAGGGGCATCCCGATGACCTTGGCCGCACGCGCCACGCGCAGGCGCACGGGCGGCTGTTGCGGCAGGTTGACCTGCTGATCGTCGATGGGCGCGCACACCGTCTCGGGTGTGCCGCAGATGTCCAGGATCAGCTGGGTGATGCGCTCGATGTGCTCCACCGTGCGCTGCGGATCGACGCCGCGCTCGAAGCGGTGGCCAGCATCGGTGGAGAAGTTGTAGCGGCGCGAGCGCCCAGCAATGGCCCCAGGCCACCAGAAGGCGGCCTCAACATAGATATTCCTGGTGTCGTCGCCCACGGCCGTGGCGTCGCCACCCATGATGCCGGCCAGCGACTCGACCTCGCGCTCGTCGGCGATCACGCCCACTTTCTCATCGACGCTGACGGTGTTGCCATTGAGCAGCTTGAGCGTCTCGCCGGCCCGGCCCCAGCGCACCTGCAGGCCACCGTGGATCTTGTCCAGGTCGAAGATGTGCGAGGGCTGGCCCAGCTCGAACATGACGTAGTTGGAGATGTCCACCAGCGGCGCGACGCTGCGCTGGCCGCAGCGCGCCAGGCGATCGACCATCCACTGCGGCGTGGCCGCGCGCGGGTTGACGCCGCGCAGCACGCGCCCGGAAAAGCGCCCGCACAGATCAGGCGCCTCGATGCGCACCGGCACGCGGTCCTCGATCTGCGTGGCCACCTGTGGGAATTCCGGGCGCAGCAGCGGCGCGCCGGTCAGCGCGGCCAGTTCGCGCGCCACGCCGTAGATGCTCAGGCAGTGCGCCAAGTTGGGCGTGAGCTTGAGCGTGAACAGCGTGTCGTCGAGCAACAGGTGCTGGCGGATGTCCTGGCCCAGCGGCGCATCGGCGGCCAGCTCCAGCAGGCCGCCGTGGTCGTCCGACAGGCCCAGTTCGCGGCCCGAGCACAGCATCCCGCGGCTTTCCACGCCGCGCAGCTTGCCGACCTTGATGACAAAGGGCTTGCCATCCTCGCCCGGGGGCAGCTCGGCGCCCACCAGCGCGCAGGGCACGCGGATGCCGGCGCGGGCATTGGGCGCGCCGCAGACGATGGCCAGCAGCTCGGGCGCGCCGACATCGACCTGGCACACGCGCAGGCGGTCGGCGTTGGGGTGCTGCCCGGCGCTCTTGATCTCGCCGACCACGATCTTGGTGAAGGGCGGCGCCACCGGGCGCAGCTCCTCGACCTCCAGGCCGGCCATGGTCAGGGTGTCGGCCAGCTCCTGCGTGCTCAGGGGCGGGTTGCAGAACTCGCGCAACCAGGATTCGGGAAATTGCATGGTCGTTAACTCTGGGTTTTTTGCTCTGAAAAGATGAGCTTCCAGCGCTTGTCCAGCAAGGGTTTGAGATACAAAACACTCTCAAACTCAATACTGGCAAGCGTCAGGCGCTCATTTTTTTGAATTCATCAGCGCCGTGCGATGGCGCACGCTGTCACTGGAACTGCGACAGGAAGCGGATGTCGCCGTCGAAGAACAGGCGCAGGTCGTTCACGCCATAGCGCAGCATGGTCAAGCGATCCGGCCCCATGCCGAAGGCAAAGCCGATGAAGCGCTCGGGATCCAGCCCCATGTTGCGCACCACGTTGGGATGCACCTGGCCACTGCCGGCGACTTCCAGCCAGCGGCCGGCCAGCGGCCCCTGCTGGAACTGGATGTCGATCTCGGCGCTGGGCTCGGTGAAGGGGAAGAAGCTGGGGCGAAAGCGCAGCACCAGGTCGTCGCTTTCGAAAAACGTCCGGCAAAAGTCGGTGAACACGACCTTCAAGTCCTTGAAGCTGACGTTCTCGCCGATCCACAGGCCCTCGCACTGGTGGAACATGGGCGAGTGCGTGGCGTCCGAGTCCACGCGGTAGGTGCGGCCCGGGGCGATGACGCGGATCTCGGGCATCGGCTGGCCGGCGTCGATCAGGTGGCGGTATTTTTTCACGTGCTGCACGGCGTAGCGCACCTGCATGGGGCTGGTGTGCGTGCGCAGCAGGTGCGGGGCCTCGGGCGTGCCGCCCTCGACGTAGAAGGTGTCGTGCATGGAACGCGCCGGGTGATCCTCGGGCGTGTTCAGCGCGGTGAAGTTGAACCAGTCGGTCTCGATCTCGGGGCCGTCGGCCACGTCGAAGCCCATGGAGCCGAAGATGCGCTCGATGCGCTCCAGCGTCAGCGACACCGGATGCAGCCCGCCGCGCCCGCGCTGGCGCCCCGGCAGCGTCACGTCCAGCGCCTCGGCCTTGAGCTGGCGCTCCAGCTCGGCATCAGCCAGCTGCTGGCGGCGCTCGGCCAGAGCCGCCTCGACGCCCTGCTTGGCGACGTTGATGGCCGCGCCGCGCGTCTTTTTCTCCTCGGGCGAGAGCTGCGCCATGCCGCGCATCAGCTCGGTCAGCCGGCCCGATTTGCCCAGGAATTGCGCCTTGGCGTTTTCCAGCTCGGCCGGGGTTGCACAGCGCGCGAACGACTCGCGCGCACTCGTCACCAGGGATTCCAACTCGTTCATGTTGCTCTTTGCGAAAGGCGAAAAAACAAGGGCTAGTGCCTTTTCAAGCCCTAGCCCTTGCTGGTGGTGCGCTGACAGCTATCAAATCAATAGCTGCGCGCCGTGAACTCAAGCAGCCAGCTTGGCCTTGACTTGCTCCACGATGCTGCCGAAGGCAGCCTTGTCGTGTACAGCGAGGTCGGCCAGCATCTTGCGGTCGATCTCGATGGCAGCCTTCTTCAGGCCGTTGGTGAACTGGCTGTAGGTCAGGCCCATTTCACGCGCAGCGGCGTTGATACGGACGATCCACAGGCGGCGGAACACGCGCTTTTTGTTGCGGCGGTCACGGTAGGCGTACTGGCCAGCCTTCATCACCGCCTGCTTGGCGATGCGGAAGACGTTGCCACGACGGCCACGGAAGCCCTTGGCCAGGGCGAGAACTTTCTTGTGACGGGCGCGTGCCGTTACACCACGTTTGACGCGAGGCATGTGTTTTCTCCTTGTTCGTCAGTGTGAATTACAGGCCGGCCATGGGCAGCATCTTGGCGATGGAGCCCATGTCACCCTCATGCACGTTCACGACGCCGCGCAACTGGCGCTTGTTCTTGGTGGTCTTCTTGGTCAGGATGTGACGCTTGAAGGCTTGACCGCGCTTGACGGTGCCACCCGGACGAACGCGAAAACGCTTCTTCGCGCTGCTCTTGGTCTTCATTTTGGGCATGTGAATGCTTCCAATTGCCTTGTGCTCGTGAGGCGTTTGCACAACCCTTGTGCAACCTTGTTGGCCCCGAGCCACTTCTTGTGTACGCCGGGCATGGCCCGGCGCCTTGCAATGCCGCAGGGGCACTGCCTTCTGGCCAGCAGCGCCGAGGCGCCGCCGACCGGAATCCTTCCATGCTTTCCTTCAGGCGGCGGAAGGCTGAGCGCCGTCGGCGGCGGGCCGAGGGGCTGCCGCCGCAGGTTTCTTGCGCGCCGGGGCGATCATCATGATCATC
This portion of the Melaminivora jejuensis genome encodes:
- a CDS encoding monovalent cation/H+ antiporter subunit D, with translation MPHLMLAPIALPLLTATLTLLMREERQRFKLGLNIVSTALGLLIALALLRWTHQSSTPAGMGVYLQGNWEAPFGIVLVLDRLTALMLTLTSTIALCAIIFAGTRWHRAGVHFHTLYQLQLMGLAGAFLTGDLFNLFVFFEIMLAASYGLLLHGSGRTRVQSGLHYIAINLAASSLFLIGASMLYGITGTLNMADLARAVPLVAGSDVGLLHAAAAILATAFLIKAAVWPLNFWLVPAYGAATAPVGALFAVMTKVGIYTLLRLWTLLFGSEAGASALFGGPWLTGAGMVTMAFGAIGMMASQRPVQLAGFAAVLSSGTVLAATGFGQNQLTAAMLYYLPGSTLAIAALFLLADLIERWRIDGTALRADDGDEAPFLTPELVPRPGLNLDDEEEVLVGRVIPAAAALLGLAWLVSTLVIAGLPPLSGFVGKFAMLTALLNPLGLGASAGVRPGMAGWTLLALLIGTGLLSLTALTRTGIRNFWAASERLAPRLHVLEGLPVAALLLACTALTLRAEPALRFTQAAADALHAPQTYVRAVLGTRAVPNPAPAEVAPATAAAQP
- a CDS encoding Na+/H+ antiporter subunit E, with amino-acid sequence MKKILPAPLVSLGLFLIWLMLNHSLSAGHLLLAGVLALALPLVFASLRPQQVRVRRPLAVLRLCYIVMVDTAESNIAVLRALLRPGPPRHPSDFVIIPLQLRDPNALAVLAMIVCITPGTSWAELSLDRSLLMLHVLEVADAPAIIEHVKMRYERPLMEIFES
- a CDS encoding K+/H+ antiporter subunit F, which produces MTSPVLSWAVPLALLVLALAMLLCLVRVVLGPNAQDRILALDCMYLNGMLVMLLLGIRYSSINYFEAAMLIALLGFVSSTALAKFLLRGELIE
- the mnhG gene encoding monovalent cation/H(+) antiporter subunit G is translated as MNPAELPLWLDIVISALVLLGALIAFMGSFGLLRLKNYFERVHAPSIIATLGCWCVMHATLIYFSAIDRLALHALLIALFVAVTVPVTTIFLMRAALFRARRMGEPVPPSLSSTSREHDV
- a CDS encoding MerR family transcriptional regulator, encoding MNSELPPLPAKRYFTTGEVAQLCGVKPHVLRYWEQEFTQLRPMKRRGNRRYYQHHEVLMIRRIRELLYEQGFTISGARNRLQELGLGGRGAQELAVHAALLADPPDEAVSAVQPQPAPVTVCLEAGPGASAQAAQVDPAALRRELEEIRAILF
- a CDS encoding integration host factor subunit alpha, whose translation is MKREISGQSSPLLSAQGLEAPALTKAQLAELLFEQIGLNKRESKDMVDAFFELMAERLAQGEDVKLSGFGNFQIRTKAPRPGRNPRTGELIPIEARRVVTFHASSKLKEQIQQELLPGKA
- the pheT gene encoding phenylalanine--tRNA ligase subunit beta encodes the protein MQFPESWLREFCNPPLSTQELADTLTMAGLEVEELRPVAPPFTKIVVGEIKSAGQHPNADRLRVCQVDVGAPELLAIVCGAPNARAGIRVPCALVGAELPPGEDGKPFVIKVGKLRGVESRGMLCSGRELGLSDDHGGLLELAADAPLGQDIRQHLLLDDTLFTLKLTPNLAHCLSIYGVARELAALTGAPLLRPEFPQVATQIEDRVPVRIEAPDLCGRFSGRVLRGVNPRAATPQWMVDRLARCGQRSVAPLVDISNYVMFELGQPSHIFDLDKIHGGLQVRWGRAGETLKLLNGNTVSVDEKVGVIADEREVESLAGIMGGDATAVGDDTRNIYVEAAFWWPGAIAGRSRRYNFSTDAGHRFERGVDPQRTVEHIERITQLILDICGTPETVCAPIDDQQVNLPQQPPVRLRVARAAKVIGMPLTEAQCVQALQRLGLPVQAQDGVLTVVPPSWRFDLRLEEDLIEEVARMVGYDRLPTTPPLAPITPRLPLESRRSSFAVRRELAALGYQETINFSFVEEAWERDLAGNDAPIRLLNPIASQLSVMRSSLLGSLLQVLKFNLDRKAERVRVFELGRVFRRDASVPASDATVQGYDQPMRVAGLACGAVDALQWGAKARTVDFFDAKGDVQALLAPLKATFEAAEHPAMHPGRCARVLLDGQVIGHVGELHPRWRQSWELPAAPVLFELELDAVLRRRVPQFEAVGRRQPIERDIAVVVAERITHDAVMQAVRAALPAQLLRSAVLFDVFRPQPERAGQPGQLAVGEKSLAIRLTLASDVQALQDAEIDAAVQAVLQRLADSTGARLR
- the pheS gene encoding phenylalanine--tRNA ligase subunit alpha codes for the protein MNELESLVTSARESFARCATPAELENAKAQFLGKSGRLTELMRGMAQLSPEEKKTRGAAINVAKQGVEAALAERRQQLADAELERQLKAEALDVTLPGRQRGRGGLHPVSLTLERIERIFGSMGFDVADGPEIETDWFNFTALNTPEDHPARSMHDTFYVEGGTPEAPHLLRTHTSPMQVRYAVQHVKKYRHLIDAGQPMPEIRVIAPGRTYRVDSDATHSPMFHQCEGLWIGENVSFKDLKVVFTDFCRTFFESDDLVLRFRPSFFPFTEPSAEIDIQFQQGPLAGRWLEVAGSGQVHPNVVRNMGLDPERFIGFAFGMGPDRLTMLRYGVNDLRLFFDGDIRFLSQFQ
- the rplT gene encoding 50S ribosomal protein L20, with product MPRVKRGVTARARHKKVLALAKGFRGRRGNVFRIAKQAVMKAGQYAYRDRRNKKRVFRRLWIVRINAAAREMGLTYSQFTNGLKKAAIEIDRKMLADLAVHDKAAFGSIVEQVKAKLAA
- the rpmI gene encoding 50S ribosomal protein L35, whose protein sequence is MPKMKTKSSAKKRFRVRPGGTVKRGQAFKRHILTKKTTKNKRQLRGVVNVHEGDMGSIAKMLPMAGL